Proteins encoded within one genomic window of Streptomyces sp. NBC_00523:
- a CDS encoding cytochrome P450: MTETQSEPQTTQTTAFPQDRTCPYHPPAGYPSESRGQRSVSRVRLFDGRTVWLVTGHAEARALLADPRLSSDRTHPDFPLFAPRLTASRQRRVELIGVDDPEHNTQRRMLIPSFTVRRAAALRPRIQETVDRLLDAMVEQGPPAELVEAFALPVPSMVICALLGVPYADHEFFEDRSRKLLRGPGPEDVVAARDDLDAYFRELIARKRRDPGDGLLDELIAERLETGEVERDELVRLAQILLVAGHETTANMISLGTFTLLRHPDQLARLTGGGAEAVPAAVEELLRFLSIADGLSRIAVEDIEIGGETLRAGDGVLLSTAVINRDASVFAAPDELDLERGARGHVAFGFGIHQCLGQNLARAELEIALPALFRRLPGLRLAVDPEEIPFKPGDTVQGLLELPVTW, from the coding sequence ATGACAGAGACCCAGTCCGAGCCCCAGACCACGCAGACCACCGCCTTCCCGCAGGACCGCACCTGTCCCTACCACCCGCCCGCCGGCTACCCGAGCGAGAGCCGCGGGCAGCGCTCGGTGTCCCGGGTCCGCCTCTTCGACGGCCGTACGGTCTGGCTGGTGACCGGGCACGCCGAGGCACGGGCGCTGCTGGCCGACCCCCGGCTGTCGTCCGACCGCACGCACCCGGACTTTCCGCTCTTCGCGCCGCGGCTCACCGCGTCCAGGCAGCGCCGCGTCGAGCTGATCGGCGTGGACGACCCGGAGCACAACACGCAGCGCCGGATGCTGATCCCGAGCTTCACGGTCCGGCGGGCGGCGGCGCTGCGGCCGCGCATCCAGGAGACCGTGGACCGGCTGCTCGACGCGATGGTGGAGCAGGGGCCGCCGGCCGAGCTGGTGGAGGCGTTCGCGCTGCCGGTGCCGTCCATGGTCATCTGCGCGCTGCTCGGGGTGCCGTACGCGGACCACGAGTTCTTCGAGGACCGCTCGCGCAAGCTGCTCCGGGGACCCGGGCCGGAGGACGTGGTCGCGGCCCGGGACGACCTGGACGCGTACTTCCGCGAGCTGATCGCCCGGAAGCGGCGCGATCCGGGCGACGGGCTGCTGGACGAGCTGATCGCCGAGCGGCTGGAGACCGGGGAGGTGGAGCGGGACGAGCTGGTGCGCCTGGCGCAGATCCTGCTCGTGGCCGGGCACGAGACGACCGCGAACATGATCTCGCTCGGCACGTTCACGCTGCTCCGGCACCCGGACCAGCTGGCCCGGCTGACCGGCGGCGGGGCGGAGGCGGTGCCGGCCGCCGTGGAGGAGCTGCTGAGGTTCCTCTCCATCGCGGACGGGCTGTCCCGGATCGCGGTGGAGGACATCGAGATCGGCGGGGAGACGCTGCGGGCGGGGGACGGCGTGCTCCTGTCCACCGCGGTGATCAACCGGGACGCGTCGGTCTTCGCTGCGCCGGACGAGCTGGACCTGGAGCGCGGGGCGCGGGGCCATGTCGCCTTCGGCTTCGGCATCCACCAGTGCCTGGGCCAGAACCTGGCCCGCGCCGAACTGGAGATCGCCCTGCCCGCGCTCTTCCGCCGCCTGCCGGGTCTCCGGCTCGCGGTGGACCCGGAGGAGATCCCGTTCAAACCGGGCGACACGGTGCAGGGCCTGCTGGAACTGCCGGTGACCTGGTGA
- a CDS encoding ferredoxin, whose protein sequence is MRIDIDKDVCIGAGQCALAAPKVFTQDEDGLSELLPEAAPGPMVAEAVRACPVGAIRTEGARGA, encoded by the coding sequence ATGCGGATCGACATCGACAAGGACGTGTGCATCGGCGCGGGCCAGTGCGCCCTGGCGGCCCCGAAGGTGTTCACCCAGGACGAGGACGGCCTCAGCGAACTCCTGCCGGAGGCGGCGCCGGGCCCGATGGTGGCGGAGGCGGTCCGGGCGTGCCCGGTGGGGGCGATCAGGACGGAGGGGGCGCGGGGCGCCTGA
- a CDS encoding type II toxin-antitoxin system Phd/YefM family antitoxin, which yields MRTITQREFRNSSADVMDAVEAGEVFHITRNGIEVAELRPLTRKRRLSAEELVARHRRLPHVDSALLRQEADEFFGDEDRAGEDDPWERARG from the coding sequence ATGAGGACGATTACGCAGCGGGAGTTCCGCAACAGCTCCGCCGATGTCATGGACGCGGTGGAGGCGGGTGAGGTCTTCCACATCACCCGTAACGGGATAGAGGTTGCGGAGCTCCGGCCGCTCACGCGGAAGCGGCGGCTGAGCGCCGAAGAGCTGGTGGCGAGGCACAGGCGTCTGCCCCATGTGGACAGCGCTCTCCTGCGACAGGAGGCGGACGAGTTCTTCGGCGACGAGGACCGTGCCGGGGAGGACGACCCCTGGGAGCGGGCACGTGGCTGA
- a CDS encoding type II toxin-antitoxin system VapC family toxin: MAERYRAGVLDTCTYIDLDLLRAEDLPAFPMLTAVTMAELQQGVAMAKDAAGRAARMEKLGAAVADFEPLPFDGEAAARYGSLVSMTLAAGRDPRPRRMDLMIAAIASVGELPLFTRNADDFKGLDGVLTVVPV, encoded by the coding sequence GTGGCTGAGCGCTACCGGGCGGGCGTGCTCGACACCTGCACGTACATCGACCTCGACCTGTTGCGGGCGGAAGACCTTCCCGCTTTCCCCATGCTCACCGCCGTGACCATGGCTGAGCTGCAGCAGGGCGTGGCAATGGCCAAGGATGCCGCCGGGCGGGCTGCGCGAATGGAGAAGCTCGGTGCCGCTGTGGCCGATTTCGAGCCGCTCCCCTTCGACGGAGAAGCGGCCGCGCGCTACGGGAGCCTGGTCTCCATGACCCTTGCCGCAGGTCGCGACCCCCGACCCCGACGCATGGACCTGATGATCGCCGCGATCGCCTCGGTCGGTGAGCTGCCGTTGTTCACCCGCAACGCGGACGACTTCAAGGGGCTCGACGGGGTGCTGACGGTCGTCCCCGTGTGA
- a CDS encoding TetR family transcriptional regulator → MTGQVRTVDGRVAGRRGQATRQKLLDCLSEMLSSSPYRDVKVIDVARKAGTSPATFYQYFPDVEGAVLELAEDVAREGAGLTELVSGRSWVGKAGWQTSEQLVEGFLDFWRRNDAILRVIDLGAAEGDKRFNKIRMKVLNSVTGSLTESVKELQSKGKVDKDISAAAMAGSLVVMLAGVASHQKGFTAWGVKQAELKPNLAQLVHLGITGKKPAK, encoded by the coding sequence ATGACAGGACAAGTACGCACCGTCGACGGCCGCGTGGCCGGTCGACGCGGTCAGGCGACGCGGCAGAAGCTGCTCGACTGCCTCAGCGAGATGCTCAGCTCCTCGCCGTACCGGGACGTCAAAGTCATCGACGTCGCCCGGAAGGCGGGGACTTCACCAGCGACCTTCTACCAGTACTTCCCCGACGTCGAGGGCGCCGTCCTCGAACTCGCCGAGGACGTCGCCAGGGAGGGTGCCGGGCTGACCGAACTGGTCTCCGGACGCTCCTGGGTCGGCAAGGCGGGCTGGCAGACCTCCGAACAACTCGTGGAGGGCTTCCTCGACTTCTGGCGGCGCAACGACGCGATCCTGCGCGTGATCGACCTCGGCGCGGCGGAGGGCGACAAGCGGTTCAACAAGATCCGCATGAAGGTCCTCAACTCCGTGACCGGCTCCCTCACGGAGTCCGTGAAGGAGCTCCAGTCGAAGGGCAAGGTCGACAAGGACATCAGCGCCGCCGCGATGGCGGGCTCCCTGGTCGTCATGCTGGCCGGCGTCGCCTCGCACCAGAAGGGCTTCACGGCCTGGGGCGTCAAGCAGGCCGAACTCAAGCCGAATCTGGCGCAGTTGGTGCACCTCGGCATCACGGGCAAGAAGCCGGCGAAGTAA
- a CDS encoding VOC family protein, protein MAAFAQSAPCWVDVQLSDLEAGKRFYGELFGWTFRPEGDRRADALSDGKLVAALAAKKDGRMPTAWGVYFATDDIEASVTRIRAAGGQVITEPVPAGRHGVLAQAADPGGAVFGLWQAGDREGFQKQNEPGSFCWTEVHTRSKERVDPFYEEVFGFRCADVDDSPLDVPDTDEHRVDFRTWSPPGTEPGPETAVGGRSVITAAFPAELPSHFLSYFNVADCDDTARTVQRLGGRVTEPPLDIPYGRMAVLQDDQGAEFAVLQEPVS, encoded by the coding sequence ATGGCCGCGTTCGCGCAGTCCGCACCGTGCTGGGTGGATGTGCAGCTTTCCGACCTGGAAGCGGGCAAGCGCTTCTACGGCGAGCTGTTCGGCTGGACCTTCCGCCCGGAGGGCGACCGCCGCGCCGACGCCCTGAGCGACGGAAAGCTCGTCGCCGCGCTGGCCGCCAAGAAGGACGGCCGCATGCCGACCGCCTGGGGCGTCTACTTCGCCACCGACGACATCGAGGCCTCGGTCACCCGGATCCGCGCGGCCGGCGGCCAGGTGATCACCGAACCCGTCCCGGCCGGGCGCCACGGCGTGCTCGCCCAGGCCGCCGACCCGGGCGGCGCGGTCTTCGGCCTCTGGCAGGCCGGCGACCGCGAGGGCTTCCAGAAGCAGAACGAGCCCGGCTCCTTCTGCTGGACCGAGGTCCACACCCGGTCCAAGGAGCGCGTCGACCCCTTCTACGAGGAGGTCTTCGGCTTCCGCTGCGCGGACGTGGACGACTCGCCCCTGGACGTCCCCGACACCGACGAGCACCGCGTGGACTTCCGTACGTGGTCCCCGCCCGGCACCGAACCGGGCCCCGAGACGGCCGTCGGCGGGCGGAGCGTCATCACGGCCGCGTTCCCGGCCGAGCTGCCCAGCCACTTCCTGAGCTACTTCAACGTCGCGGACTGCGACGACACCGCCCGTACCGTCCAGCGGCTCGGCGGCCGGGTCACCGAACCCCCGCTGGACATCCCGTACGGCAGGATGGCGGTCCTCCAGGACGACCAGGGCGCCGAGTTCGCCGTACTTCAGGAGCCTGTGTCCTGA
- a CDS encoding outer membrane protein assembly factor BamB family protein, producing MEQLTQHDPRRIGPFEVLGRLGAGGMGLVYLARSASGRRVAIKTVRTELAEDQLFRVRFTREVEAARAVSGFYTAAVVDADPRAAVPWLATAYVPAPSLEEIVNECGPMPTQAVRWLAAGIAEALQSIHGAQLVHRDMKPSNVLVVEDGPRVIDFGIASGVSNTRLTMTNVAVGTPAYMSPEQARDSRSVTGASDIFSLGSTLVFAATGHAPYRGANPVETVFMLLRESPDLSGLPDDLRPLIDSCMQTDPALRPSPADLQAQLAPHLFASGGGDDDGGTASAWLPAAATALIERRRGGGRAPAAPPAPPVAPPQRAETAPHPPPGTDWEGPWHSGAPARPTAPPVPDAGGPVRLTGVQVPIGPGPRVQDVRASASGADAGPATGWVRPPGGVNGTPTPVPVPPPAQAPESAQSGPARWRPWRFRMSNDVWGTPVVVGDLLYVTSFEVHALDTGNGRRQFKTRDVAWAMAVDGGRIHASDGPSLYALDATSGAERWRVGADAWVYALKADRGTVVTATRGGGVQAWEAATGEKLWDLSGAQTDFETPEGGPVIHDGTVYVWQDARLKALDARTGVERWSYPIGDAASCGGVPVRVTPAPDGYVYVAAGTRVLAVDIAAGHVRWHFECPAVFLSPPAFAPGPAVTGGGVYLADYLGTVYALDAATGKDRWRIATEARQSAEPVLVVAGNVHVGSGSALYTLDAVTGTPKWRFAAGGEVVGAPVVADGRVHFGSADHVLYTLDAAGGQLRWKLATGGEITGSPVVRNGVVYACSKDRCVYALDALKGTGTGARARA from the coding sequence GTGGAGCAGCTGACGCAGCACGACCCGAGGCGGATCGGCCCCTTCGAGGTGCTGGGACGGCTCGGGGCCGGCGGCATGGGGCTGGTCTATCTGGCCCGGTCCGCGTCGGGCCGCCGGGTGGCGATCAAGACCGTCCGTACGGAACTGGCCGAGGACCAGCTGTTCCGGGTGCGCTTCACGCGCGAGGTGGAGGCCGCGCGGGCCGTCAGCGGCTTCTACACGGCCGCCGTCGTGGACGCCGACCCGCGCGCCGCGGTGCCGTGGCTCGCCACCGCGTACGTGCCCGCCCCCTCGCTCGAAGAGATCGTCAACGAGTGCGGGCCCATGCCCACCCAGGCCGTGCGCTGGCTGGCGGCGGGCATCGCGGAGGCGCTCCAGTCCATCCACGGGGCGCAGCTCGTCCACCGCGACATGAAGCCGTCGAACGTGCTCGTCGTGGAGGACGGCCCCCGGGTCATCGACTTCGGCATCGCGTCCGGGGTCTCCAACACCCGGCTCACCATGACCAACGTGGCCGTCGGCACGCCCGCGTACATGTCGCCGGAGCAGGCCCGGGACTCGCGGAGCGTGACGGGGGCCAGCGACATCTTCTCGCTCGGCTCGACGCTGGTCTTCGCCGCGACCGGGCACGCCCCGTACCGGGGGGCCAACCCGGTCGAGACGGTGTTCATGCTGCTGCGCGAGAGCCCCGACCTGTCGGGCCTGCCGGACGATCTGCGGCCGCTGATCGACTCGTGCATGCAGACGGACCCGGCCCTGCGGCCCTCCCCGGCCGACCTCCAGGCCCAGCTCGCCCCGCACCTCTTCGCCTCCGGCGGCGGTGACGACGACGGCGGTACGGCTTCCGCGTGGCTGCCGGCCGCCGCGACCGCGCTGATCGAGCGGCGCCGGGGCGGTGGCCGGGCGCCGGCCGCCCCGCCCGCACCGCCCGTCGCGCCGCCGCAGCGCGCCGAGACCGCGCCGCACCCGCCGCCCGGCACGGACTGGGAAGGCCCCTGGCACAGCGGCGCCCCCGCCCGCCCGACGGCCCCGCCGGTGCCCGACGCCGGGGGGCCGGTGCGGCTGACCGGGGTCCAGGTGCCGATCGGGCCCGGGCCCCGGGTCCAGGACGTCCGCGCCTCGGCCTCCGGTGCCGACGCGGGCCCCGCGACCGGCTGGGTCCGCCCGCCCGGCGGGGTCAACGGCACGCCCACGCCCGTCCCCGTGCCCCCTCCGGCGCAGGCGCCCGAATCCGCGCAGTCCGGGCCCGCCCGGTGGCGGCCCTGGCGGTTCCGCATGTCCAACGACGTGTGGGGCACGCCGGTCGTCGTCGGCGACCTGCTCTACGTCACGTCCTTCGAGGTCCACGCGCTGGACACCGGCAACGGGCGGCGCCAGTTCAAGACCCGGGACGTCGCCTGGGCGATGGCCGTCGACGGCGGCCGCATCCACGCCTCGGACGGCCCCTCCCTCTACGCCCTGGACGCCACCAGCGGCGCCGAGCGGTGGCGGGTGGGCGCCGATGCCTGGGTGTACGCGCTCAAGGCCGACCGGGGCACGGTCGTCACGGCCACCCGGGGCGGCGGCGTCCAGGCGTGGGAGGCGGCGACCGGCGAGAAGCTGTGGGACCTGAGCGGCGCGCAGACGGACTTCGAGACGCCGGAGGGCGGGCCGGTCATCCACGACGGCACGGTGTACGTCTGGCAGGACGCCCGGCTCAAGGCCCTCGACGCCCGGACCGGCGTCGAGCGCTGGTCGTACCCCATCGGCGACGCGGCCTCCTGCGGCGGCGTGCCGGTCCGGGTGACGCCCGCGCCGGACGGTTACGTGTACGTCGCCGCCGGGACGCGGGTCCTCGCGGTGGACATCGCGGCCGGGCACGTCCGCTGGCACTTCGAGTGCCCGGCGGTCTTCCTGTCCCCGCCCGCCTTCGCCCCCGGCCCGGCCGTCACCGGCGGCGGGGTCTACCTCGCGGACTACCTCGGCACGGTGTACGCCCTGGACGCCGCGACCGGCAAGGACCGCTGGCGCATCGCCACGGAGGCCCGGCAGTCGGCGGAACCGGTGCTCGTCGTCGCGGGCAACGTCCATGTGGGCAGCGGCAGCGCGCTCTACACCCTCGACGCGGTCACCGGCACCCCGAAGTGGCGGTTCGCGGCGGGCGGCGAGGTGGTGGGCGCCCCGGTCGTCGCGGACGGCCGCGTCCACTTCGGCTCCGCGGACCACGTCCTGTACACCCTCGACGCGGCGGGCGGCCAGCTCCGCTGGAAGCTCGCCACCGGCGGAGAGATCACAGGCTCGCCCGTGGTCCGGAACGGCGTGGTGTACGCGTGCAGCAAGGACCGCTGCGTGTACGCGCTGGACGCGCTGAAGGGCACGGGGACGGGCGCCCGGGCGCGAGCGTAG